One part of the Micrococcales bacterium genome encodes these proteins:
- a CDS encoding peptidoglycan-binding protein: protein MLVAAGPAAKNEAQAAVLKTPCSTYISAIGFYKQFNVYVPTLSTANSVAARRCILGLGNQGMGVKVLQQTLAVCYGKPLTYDGIFGANTKAAVVYAQKVSSTIQDGIYGPGTHDAIKHIRVGGGACDYDRVWAV, encoded by the coding sequence ATGTTAGTCGCGGCCGGCCCGGCGGCCAAAAACGAAGCGCAAGCTGCAGTTCTAAAAACCCCTTGCTCCACCTACATCTCGGCAATCGGCTTCTACAAGCAATTCAATGTCTACGTACCAACTCTATCCACGGCCAACAGTGTCGCAGCCCGCCGGTGCATCTTGGGCCTGGGAAACCAGGGCATGGGTGTGAAGGTTCTCCAACAGACGCTGGCCGTTTGCTATGGGAAGCCCCTCACCTATGATGGCATTTTTGGTGCTAACACTAAGGCTGCGGTGGTTTATGCCCAAAAGGTCTCGTCCACAATCCAGGACGGTATCTATGGCCCTGGAACACATGACGCGATCAAGCATATTAGGGTTGGTGGCGGTGCCTGTGATTATGACCGAGTCTGGGCCGTGTAG
- a CDS encoding type II toxin-antitoxin system VapC family toxin encodes MITLDASCLIALLDGQDRHHKRATAIVAAGRPGEMQIHSINLAEVLVGAVRVGETARTLSSIEAMGITAYATADQEPLRLAEVRHQTGLKLPDCCALVAALAKGLTLATFDQDLAKAARQLGITVVD; translated from the coding sequence ATGATCACGCTTGACGCCAGTTGCCTAATCGCGCTGTTAGATGGCCAGGACCGGCATCACAAACGGGCCACAGCCATTGTGGCGGCCGGGCGGCCCGGCGAGATGCAGATCCACAGCATCAACTTGGCAGAGGTTCTAGTGGGAGCGGTCCGGGTGGGCGAAACGGCCAGGACCCTGTCCAGCATCGAGGCGATGGGTATCACGGCTTACGCCACGGCGGATCAAGAGCCCCTTCGCCTGGCCGAAGTCCGCCACCAAACCGGCCTAAAGCTGCCAGACTGCTGTGCGCTGGTCGCGGCGCTGGCCAAGGGCCTAACCCTCGCCACCTTCGACCAGGACCTAGCCAAGGCCGCCCGGCAGCTGGGTATCACGGTGGTCGACTAG
- a CDS encoding biotin/lipoyl-binding protein has product MPKVTKVLIANRGEIAVRIARACADAGLTSVAVYSPEDRDALHVRMADQAFALDGESVAETYLSIEAVLAAATKSGADTVHPGYGFLAESPAFARAVVAAGLTWVGPTAKALETLGNKVAARAVAASVGAPLVAASPPVAAASDVTDFARQHGLPLLIKASHGGGGRGMRVIDSLDGVDEALAAAKREAKLAFDNGEVFVEQYVTRPRHIETQCLADAGGTVAVVSTRDCTVQRRHQKLIEEAPAPGLSPCQLEQVTGASRAILQAVGYKGAATCEFLLDSDGSVFFMEVNPRLQVEHPVTEAVTGVDLVREQFRLAAGEALGYESVPVTGHAIEFRINGEDPANGFLPVPGTLTDLRLPGGPGVRCDFGYEIGDALTGSYDSLIGKVIVSGASRQQALERSRRALREFKADGVATVRNFHRAVVETADFADDFSIHTGWLESEFALTLAELAPATVNESGLPSPEPTARMVVQVDGKRLEVILPAALTAAGVGLAGGAAAPRRSARKTAGTKLGRGSDGQVTAPMQGTVIRVAVTEGQAVAEGDVLIVLEAMKMEQPLAAPTAGVVQSLSAQPGARVAAGQVLCVVAPN; this is encoded by the coding sequence GTGCCAAAAGTGACCAAGGTGCTGATCGCCAACCGGGGCGAGATTGCCGTGCGGATCGCTCGGGCCTGCGCCGATGCCGGCCTGACCTCAGTCGCGGTCTACTCACCTGAGGACCGCGATGCGTTGCATGTGCGGATGGCAGATCAAGCCTTTGCCTTGGACGGCGAATCGGTGGCTGAAACATACCTCTCAATCGAGGCGGTTTTGGCGGCGGCCACCAAGTCTGGTGCGGACACGGTCCATCCCGGCTACGGCTTTTTGGCCGAATCTCCGGCCTTCGCCCGGGCGGTGGTGGCGGCCGGGCTGACTTGGGTGGGGCCAACGGCCAAGGCACTTGAGACCCTGGGTAATAAGGTGGCGGCCCGGGCGGTGGCGGCCTCAGTCGGAGCACCATTGGTGGCGGCCAGCCCGCCGGTGGCCGCGGCCAGTGACGTCACTGACTTCGCCCGCCAGCACGGACTTCCACTGCTGATCAAGGCTTCGCACGGCGGCGGCGGGCGCGGCATGCGAGTCATCGACTCGCTCGACGGTGTTGACGAGGCCCTGGCCGCAGCCAAGCGCGAAGCCAAACTGGCTTTCGACAACGGCGAGGTTTTTGTTGAACAGTACGTCACCCGGCCGCGCCACATCGAAACACAATGCCTGGCCGATGCCGGTGGCACCGTGGCAGTGGTTTCGACCCGGGACTGCACTGTCCAGCGCCGGCACCAAAAGCTGATTGAGGAGGCGCCGGCCCCTGGGCTCAGCCCGTGCCAGCTCGAACAGGTGACCGGGGCCTCGCGCGCCATCCTGCAGGCCGTTGGCTACAAGGGCGCTGCCACCTGTGAGTTCCTGCTGGATTCCGACGGTTCGGTTTTCTTCATGGAGGTCAACCCGCGCTTGCAGGTCGAACACCCGGTGACTGAAGCGGTCACTGGAGTTGACCTGGTGCGTGAACAATTCCGCTTGGCGGCTGGCGAGGCTCTGGGCTACGAATCAGTTCCAGTGACGGGCCACGCCATTGAGTTCAGGATCAATGGTGAGGACCCGGCCAATGGCTTTTTGCCGGTCCCTGGCACGCTGACCGATTTGCGCCTGCCCGGCGGCCCGGGCGTGCGCTGCGACTTTGGCTATGAGATCGGCGACGCCTTGACCGGATCGTATGACTCGCTGATTGGCAAGGTGATAGTCTCTGGCGCCTCGCGTCAACAGGCCTTGGAGCGTTCGCGCCGGGCTTTGCGTGAGTTCAAGGCCGATGGCGTCGCCACAGTTCGCAACTTCCACCGGGCAGTGGTCGAGACGGCCGATTTCGCCGATGACTTCTCGATCCACACCGGCTGGCTCGAATCTGAGTTTGCTTTGACCCTGGCCGAACTAGCACCAGCCACCGTCAACGAATCCGGCCTGCCCTCGCCTGAACCGACCGCCCGGATGGTGGTCCAAGTCGACGGCAAACGCCTCGAAGTGATCCTGCCGGCAGCCCTGACCGCCGCCGGTGTTGGCTTGGCGGGCGGGGCGGCCGCTCCGCGTCGCTCCGCCCGCAAGACAGCCGGCACCAAACTGGGCCGGGGCAGCGACGGCCAGGTGACCGCGCCAATGCAAGGCACGGTCATCCGGGTAGCGGTGACCGAAGGCCAGGCGGTGGCCGAGGGTGACGTGCTGATTGTGCTCGAGGCCATGAAAATGGAACAGCCACTGGCCGCCCCCACCGCCGGCGTGGTCCAATCGCTTAGCGCCCAGCCAGGCGCGAGGGTCGCCGCCGGCCAAGTCCTGTGCGTGGTGGCGCCGAACTAG
- a CDS encoding Maf family nucleotide pyrophosphatase gives MPEAPAPVRLVLASASPARLATLKAAGIEPSVMVSSINEDELLTQAQAGQPNLDPKQQVELLARAKAEDVARHCGPALVLGCDSMLELDGEVLGKPTGPEDACRRIRQQAGRAATLHTGHHLIDARGPEARQTGGTASAIVRFGQMTDQEIKAYVATGEPLNVAGAFTIDALGGPFIDGVDGDPHAVVGLSLPLLRTLLDGLGLSILQLWRPGLL, from the coding sequence ATGCCTGAGGCGCCGGCCCCGGTGCGGCTGGTGCTGGCCTCGGCCTCGCCGGCCCGGCTGGCTACTCTCAAGGCGGCCGGGATTGAGCCCTCGGTGATGGTCTCGTCAATCAACGAAGACGAGCTGCTGACACAGGCCCAAGCCGGCCAGCCCAACCTGGACCCCAAACAGCAGGTCGAACTGCTGGCTCGGGCCAAAGCTGAAGACGTCGCCCGCCACTGCGGCCCGGCCCTGGTGTTGGGCTGCGACTCAATGCTGGAACTCGACGGCGAAGTACTGGGCAAACCCACTGGCCCGGAAGATGCCTGCCGCCGGATCCGCCAACAGGCCGGGCGGGCAGCCACCTTACACACCGGACACCACCTAATTGACGCCCGAGGCCCCGAGGCCAGGCAAACCGGTGGGACGGCATCGGCCATTGTGCGATTTGGCCAAATGACTGACCAGGAGATCAAAGCCTATGTCGCCACCGGCGAGCCACTCAATGTGGCCGGCGCCTTCACCATTGACGCCTTAGGCGGGCCGTTCATCGACGGCGTGGACGGCGACCCGCACGCCGTGGTGGGACTGTCGCTGCCGCTGCTGCGCACACTTCTGGATGGCCTGGGGTTGTCAATTCTTCAGCTTTGGCGACCGGGTCTGTTGTAG
- the greA gene encoding transcription elongation factor GreA, which translates to MTTWLTKQAFDRLQEELAHLQGEAMAKIVSRIEAARAEGDLKENGGYHAAREEQAKLAGRIAQLKALLKTAQVGEAPVDASVVASGTVVTANVAGNEMKFLLGSREAAADLDVDVYSEASPLGKAILGAKPGEERSYTTPTGKEVAVKVLAVAPFGT; encoded by the coding sequence ATGACCACCTGGCTAACCAAACAGGCTTTCGACCGCCTGCAAGAGGAGTTGGCCCACCTCCAAGGCGAGGCCATGGCCAAGATAGTCAGCCGGATCGAGGCCGCCAGAGCCGAAGGCGACCTGAAGGAAAACGGTGGCTACCACGCCGCCCGCGAGGAACAGGCCAAGCTAGCCGGCCGGATCGCCCAGCTCAAGGCTCTGCTCAAAACCGCCCAGGTCGGTGAAGCGCCGGTCGACGCTTCGGTGGTGGCCTCCGGCACTGTGGTCACCGCCAACGTGGCCGGCAACGAAATGAAGTTCCTGCTCGGCTCGCGCGAGGCGGCGGCCGATTTGGACGTTGATGTCTATTCGGAGGCCAGCCCGCTGGGCAAGGCCATCCTGGGGGCCAAACCAGGCGAAGAGCGCAGCTACACCACCCCAACCGGCAAAGAAGTTGCCGTCAAGGTCCTCGCCGTAGCCCCCTTCGGCACCTGA